In Amycolatopsis sp. EV170708-02-1, the following are encoded in one genomic region:
- a CDS encoding Gfo/Idh/MocA family protein, whose translation MGQGQLRVGLVGAGPWAKTVHAPGLADHPGMTLRAVWARRPEAAKELAETHGAQAVDSFDELLDQVDAVAFAVPPAVQAELAVRAAEAGKHLILEKPIAADLDGARRLADAVEAAGVAALVVLILRFSPMTREWLDGIKEAGGWRGGGARWLSGALLGGQYQSSAWRHDSGALADIGPHALDLLDAALGEITDVLAANRTDDDLWQLLLAHEGGATSTATLSLRLPIQPTVVEVAVYGEHGYRTLGRKPGSAGESYTALLDDFAAMAASGTTSHPCDVRRGLHLQKLLEHARELAGHGK comes from the coding sequence GTGGGACAGGGACAGCTGCGCGTGGGTCTGGTCGGTGCCGGTCCGTGGGCGAAGACGGTGCACGCGCCAGGTCTCGCCGATCACCCGGGCATGACGTTGCGCGCGGTCTGGGCCAGGCGTCCCGAGGCCGCGAAGGAGCTGGCCGAGACGCACGGCGCCCAGGCCGTCGACAGCTTCGACGAGCTGCTCGACCAGGTGGACGCGGTCGCGTTCGCCGTGCCGCCCGCCGTTCAGGCGGAGCTGGCGGTCCGCGCGGCCGAAGCGGGCAAGCATCTGATCCTGGAGAAGCCGATCGCCGCGGATCTCGACGGCGCGCGGAGGCTCGCGGACGCGGTGGAGGCCGCGGGCGTGGCCGCGCTCGTGGTCCTGATCCTGCGTTTCTCACCGATGACCCGCGAATGGCTCGACGGCATCAAGGAAGCGGGCGGCTGGCGGGGCGGCGGGGCTCGATGGCTCTCGGGTGCGTTGCTCGGCGGCCAGTACCAGTCCTCGGCATGGCGGCACGATTCCGGCGCGCTCGCCGACATCGGCCCGCATGCCCTCGATCTGCTGGACGCGGCGCTCGGCGAGATCACCGACGTGCTCGCGGCGAACCGGACCGATGACGATCTGTGGCAACTGCTGTTAGCCCACGAGGGTGGCGCGACCAGTACGGCGACCCTGTCGCTGCGGCTGCCGATCCAGCCGACGGTCGTCGAGGTCGCCGTCTACGGCGAGCACGGCTACCGCACCCTCGGCCGGAAGCCGGGCTCGGCGGGCGAGTCGTACACCGCGCTCCTGGACGATTTCGCCGCGATGGCGGCCAGCGGGACGACCTCGCACCCCTGTGACGTACGTCGCGGGCTGCACCTCCAGAAGCTGCTCGAACACGCGCGGGAACTCGCCGGACACGGCAAGTAG
- a CDS encoding biotin-dependent carboxyltransferase family protein yields the protein MRALEVIETGPLALVQDLGRPGYAHLGVPPSGALDVPALKLANRLVGNTEDAAGVECLFGGLRLRATSSCTVAVTGPTVAVEVDGRPVGSHAPVWLAPGEVMAIGTPATGLRCYLAVSGGITVDAELGSRSRDVLSEIGPAPLKKGDVLPLGPSSVPGGADVVLPTTAPAELVVRIDPGPRAHWFEDLASGLAKTWTVTSESNRVGLRLDGSALTRGHEYAERELPSEGLLTGAVQVPPNGLPVVFLADHPTTGGYPVAAVVRQASLPALAQARPGTLLRFHSSTRVWNR from the coding sequence ATGAGGGCACTCGAAGTGATCGAGACCGGCCCGCTCGCGCTGGTCCAGGATCTCGGCAGACCCGGCTACGCGCACCTCGGCGTGCCTCCGTCGGGCGCGCTGGACGTCCCGGCGCTGAAACTGGCGAACCGGCTCGTCGGCAACACCGAGGACGCGGCCGGCGTGGAATGCCTGTTCGGCGGGCTGCGGCTGCGCGCGACGTCGTCCTGCACGGTCGCGGTGACCGGCCCTACCGTCGCCGTCGAAGTGGACGGGCGTCCCGTCGGCTCGCACGCCCCGGTGTGGCTGGCGCCCGGTGAGGTCATGGCGATCGGCACGCCCGCCACCGGATTACGGTGCTACCTGGCGGTTTCCGGCGGCATCACGGTCGACGCGGAACTCGGCAGCCGGTCGCGGGACGTCCTTTCGGAGATCGGCCCCGCACCGCTTAAGAAGGGCGACGTCCTGCCGCTCGGCCCGTCGTCCGTGCCCGGAGGCGCCGACGTCGTGCTGCCCACGACGGCTCCGGCGGAACTGGTCGTGCGGATCGATCCGGGCCCGCGGGCGCACTGGTTCGAGGACCTGGCGTCCGGGCTCGCGAAGACCTGGACGGTGACGTCGGAATCCAACCGCGTCGGGCTCCGGCTCGACGGATCCGCGTTGACCCGCGGGCACGAATACGCGGAGCGGGAACTGCCGAGCGAAGGCCTGCTGACCGGCGCCGTGCAGGTTCCGCCGAACGGGTTGCCGGTGGTGTTCTTGGCGGATCATCCAACTACCGGTGGTTACCCGGTGGCGGCCGTGGTGAGACAGGCGTCACTCCCGGCCCTCGCGCAGGCCAGACCCGGAACCCTTCTCCGCTTTCACTCGTCCACGAGGGTGTGGAACAGGTAA
- a CDS encoding DUF1416 domain-containing protein: MADDSCGAPVQEATPADYDTRGQVVLAGKVTGSDGPVGGAFVRLLDGGGDFTGEVVSSANGDFRFYAAPGDWTVRALHRSGNGEASVTAQGPGVHQLAISVA; the protein is encoded by the coding sequence ATGGCAGACGACAGCTGCGGCGCGCCGGTCCAGGAGGCCACGCCCGCCGATTACGACACCCGCGGCCAGGTCGTCCTGGCGGGCAAGGTGACCGGCTCGGACGGGCCCGTCGGCGGCGCCTTCGTGCGGTTGCTGGACGGCGGCGGCGACTTCACCGGCGAGGTGGTCTCGTCGGCCAACGGCGACTTCCGCTTCTACGCGGCCCCCGGTGACTGGACGGTGCGCGCGCTGCACCGCTCCGGCAACGGCGAGGCCTCGGTGACCGCGCAGGGACCGGGCGTGCACCAGCTGGCGATCTCGGTCGCCTAA
- a CDS encoding FABP family protein: MTASGDEAIQAAEKRAETTRDRNLPQFDDMPIPGDTANLREGPNLNDACLALLPLVGVWRGEGEVDYPTIEGPYRFGMQLTIAHDGRPFLTHEARAWLLDEDGKVIRPAARESGFWRPQADDTIELLLTHNTGIVELFYGKPRGKASVPAWELGTDAVVRTSTAKDVTASQRLYGIVNGELGYVEERAMMGQELQPHTSALLRRVVG; this comes from the coding sequence ATGACGGCTAGTGGCGACGAGGCCATCCAGGCCGCGGAAAAGCGCGCGGAAACCACGCGCGACCGGAACCTTCCGCAGTTTGACGACATGCCCATCCCGGGCGACACGGCGAACCTGCGCGAGGGCCCGAACCTCAACGACGCCTGCCTGGCACTGCTGCCGCTCGTCGGTGTGTGGCGCGGCGAGGGCGAGGTCGACTACCCGACCATCGAGGGCCCGTACCGGTTCGGCATGCAGCTGACCATCGCGCACGACGGCCGCCCGTTCCTCACGCACGAGGCACGCGCCTGGCTGCTCGACGAGGACGGCAAGGTCATCCGTCCCGCCGCGCGCGAATCCGGGTTCTGGCGCCCGCAGGCCGACGACACGATCGAGCTGCTGCTGACCCACAACACCGGCATCGTGGAGCTCTTCTACGGCAAGCCGCGTGGCAAGGCCTCGGTCCCCGCCTGGGAGCTGGGCACCGACGCGGTCGTCCGCACGTCGACGGCCAAGGACGTCACGGCTTCGCAGCGGCTCTACGGCATCGTCAACGGCGAACTCGGCTACGTCGAGGAGCGCGCCATGATGGGCCAGGAACTGCAGCCGCACACGTCGGCGCTGCTGCGTCGCGTGGTGGGCTGA
- a CDS encoding aminodeoxychorismate lyase, with the protein MRVLAFLDGTLADPEAAHLRVDDLGLLRGDGVFETILVVDGRPRELRPHLERLARSAAMLDLPEPDLAVWERAAQTVIDNWSGPTEIALKLVYTRGIDGDPEAKPFGFALGVEIDEKVQRARVEGVAAITLERGIEPELAERAPWLLLGAKSISYGVNMAALREAGRRGASDVIFTAVDGSVFEGPTSTVVLAKDRTLYTPPATIGILPGTTQAALFRGAERAGWSVKVEPLNVSDLTGGEGLFLASSVRKLTRVHTLDGVALTDSSAIHAELAAAYESEYAIS; encoded by the coding sequence ATGCGCGTGCTTGCCTTCCTCGACGGGACCCTGGCCGACCCCGAAGCCGCCCACCTGCGGGTGGACGATCTGGGACTACTTCGCGGCGACGGCGTGTTCGAGACGATCCTCGTCGTCGACGGACGGCCCCGCGAGCTTCGCCCGCACCTCGAACGGCTGGCCCGTTCCGCGGCCATGCTCGACCTGCCGGAGCCGGACCTCGCGGTCTGGGAGCGCGCCGCGCAGACGGTCATCGACAACTGGTCCGGCCCCACCGAGATCGCGCTGAAACTGGTGTACACCAGGGGAATCGACGGCGATCCGGAGGCGAAGCCGTTCGGATTCGCGCTCGGTGTGGAGATCGACGAGAAGGTCCAGCGTGCCCGTGTCGAGGGCGTCGCGGCGATCACCCTGGAGCGCGGTATCGAGCCCGAGCTCGCCGAGCGTGCGCCGTGGCTGCTGCTGGGCGCGAAGTCGATTTCGTACGGCGTCAACATGGCGGCGTTGCGGGAGGCGGGCCGCCGTGGCGCGAGCGATGTGATTTTCACCGCCGTCGACGGTTCGGTCTTCGAAGGGCCGACTTCCACGGTCGTCCTCGCGAAGGACAGGACGCTCTACACGCCCCCGGCGACCATCGGCATCCTGCCGGGGACGACGCAGGCGGCGCTGTTCCGCGGCGCCGAGCGCGCGGGCTGGTCGGTCAAGGTCGAGCCGCTCAACGTTTCGGACCTCACCGGGGGCGAAGGGCTGTTCCTCGCGTCGTCGGTCCGCAAGCTGACCAGGGTGCACACGCTCGACGGCGTCGCGCTCACCGACTCCAGCGCGATCCACGCCGAGCTGGCCGCCGCGTACGAGAGCGAGTACGCGATCAGCTGA
- a CDS encoding DUF3073 domain-containing protein, with amino-acid sequence MGRGRAKAKQTKVARELKYSSHETDFDALQRELSSSSSEDRHEDDKRYDEDPYDGYDEYRR; translated from the coding sequence ATGGGGCGCGGCCGGGCTAAGGCCAAGCAGACGAAGGTGGCGCGCGAGCTCAAGTACAGCTCGCACGAAACCGACTTCGATGCTTTGCAGCGCGAGCTGTCCAGTAGTTCCTCGGAAGACAGGCACGAGGACGACAAGCGGTACGACGAAGACCCGTACGACGGGTACGACGAATACCGCCGCTGA
- a CDS encoding DUF4395 domain-containing protein, with protein MSAGPAVDPRGPRFAAILTTIVLAVVLITQWWPLLAAQAVVFAIGAFIGLKPAPYSLIYRYLVAPRLGPTTEREDAAPLRFAQAVGFVFAVAGTVGFAAGLTALGFVATAFALFAAFLNAAFNFCLGCEMYLLIKRFSPSPRAS; from the coding sequence ATGTCCGCAGGACCGGCCGTCGACCCCCGTGGTCCGCGTTTCGCCGCCATCCTGACGACGATCGTGCTCGCGGTCGTGCTCATCACCCAGTGGTGGCCACTGCTCGCGGCGCAGGCGGTGGTGTTCGCGATCGGTGCCTTCATCGGACTGAAGCCGGCGCCGTACTCCCTGATCTATCGCTACCTCGTCGCGCCGCGGCTCGGCCCCACGACCGAACGCGAGGACGCCGCCCCGCTGCGGTTCGCGCAGGCCGTCGGGTTCGTGTTCGCCGTGGCCGGCACCGTCGGTTTCGCCGCCGGCCTGACCGCGCTCGGTTTCGTCGCCACGGCGTTCGCGCTGTTCGCGGCCTTCCTCAACGCGGCGTTCAACTTCTGTCTCGGTTGCGAGATGTACCTGCTCATCAAGCGTTTCAGCCCCAGCCCTCGCGCGTCCTAA
- a CDS encoding asparaginase — MTNPALVEVVRSGFVESVHRGALVITAPDGSVRFSAGDVERPVYPRSSNKPLQAVGMLRAGLTIGDEELALGCGSHNGEAGHVEGALAMLSRAGLTEDALVCPPAFPLHEPSMLAVASAGKRRAAMNCSGKHAAMLTTCAQLGWPTGDYTAEIHPLQKVIQAAVADLTSETIETVGVDGCGAPLFAFSLTGLARSFGRLVTAMGGPERRVADAVRAHPWQVAGTGREDTVLMRTIDGLLSKGGAEGVHAFALPDGTALALKIDDGAARARLPLLLATLRHLGMDPGDEAVGLARDAVLGGGKPVGELRVTAGLFG; from the coding sequence GTGACGAATCCGGCCCTGGTCGAGGTCGTCCGATCCGGTTTCGTGGAGAGCGTGCACCGCGGCGCGCTCGTGATCACCGCCCCGGACGGCTCGGTGCGCTTCTCCGCGGGCGACGTCGAGCGGCCGGTCTACCCGCGCTCGTCCAACAAACCTCTGCAGGCCGTCGGCATGCTCCGCGCCGGCCTCACGATCGGCGACGAGGAACTGGCGCTGGGCTGCGGATCGCACAACGGCGAAGCCGGCCATGTCGAGGGCGCCCTGGCGATGCTTTCCCGCGCGGGGCTCACCGAGGACGCGCTGGTCTGCCCGCCCGCCTTCCCGCTGCACGAGCCGAGCATGCTGGCCGTGGCGTCGGCCGGGAAACGCCGAGCCGCGATGAACTGCTCCGGCAAACACGCCGCGATGCTCACGACCTGCGCCCAGCTCGGCTGGCCGACCGGCGACTACACGGCCGAGATCCACCCGCTGCAGAAGGTCATCCAAGCCGCCGTCGCCGACCTCACCAGCGAAACGATCGAGACGGTCGGCGTCGACGGCTGCGGCGCCCCGCTGTTCGCGTTCTCCCTCACCGGCCTCGCCCGCTCCTTCGGCAGGCTGGTCACCGCCATGGGCGGGCCGGAACGCCGGGTCGCGGACGCCGTCCGCGCGCATCCGTGGCAGGTCGCGGGCACCGGCCGCGAAGACACCGTGCTGATGCGGACCATCGACGGCCTGCTCTCGAAGGGCGGCGCCGAGGGGGTGCACGCGTTCGCGCTCCCGGATGGCACGGCGCTGGCGCTGAAGATCGACGACGGCGCGGCCCGCGCCCGGCTGCCGCTACTGCTCGCCACCCTGCGTCACCTCGGCATGGACCCGGGTGACGAAGCCGTCGGCCTCGCGCGCGACGCGGTCCTCGGCGGCGGGAAACCGGTCGGCGAGCTGAGGGTCACCGCTGGCCTCTTCGGTTAA
- a CDS encoding 3-hydroxybutyryl-CoA dehydrogenase, giving the protein MSDVARVGVVGAGLMGSGIAEVHARAGLDVIVTEVNQPALDSGRARIEKSLQRGVKNGKLSQEDADAALGRLRFTTEIGEFADRDLVIEAILEQEQAKVEVFRSLDKIVEREDAVFASNTSSIPIMKLGMATGRPQQVVGIHFFNPVPVLPLVELVPSLLTSDDTARRAEEHATTALSKTVIRSQDRAGFIVNSLLVPYLLSAIRMIESGFASAEDIDRGMELGTAHPMGPLRLSDLIGLDTIKAIADSMYAEFKEPLYSSPPLLLRMVDAGLLGKKTGRGFYSYS; this is encoded by the coding sequence ATGTCTGACGTAGCGCGAGTAGGTGTCGTCGGGGCCGGGCTCATGGGCTCGGGCATCGCCGAGGTGCACGCACGGGCCGGGCTGGACGTGATCGTCACCGAGGTGAACCAGCCGGCGCTGGACTCCGGGCGGGCGCGGATCGAGAAGTCGCTGCAACGCGGCGTCAAGAACGGGAAGCTCTCGCAGGAAGACGCCGACGCCGCGCTCGGACGGCTCCGCTTCACCACCGAGATCGGCGAGTTCGCCGACCGCGACCTCGTCATCGAGGCCATCCTGGAGCAGGAGCAGGCCAAGGTCGAGGTGTTCCGGTCGCTGGACAAGATCGTCGAGCGTGAGGACGCCGTGTTCGCGTCCAACACCTCCTCGATCCCGATCATGAAGCTCGGGATGGCCACCGGCCGCCCGCAGCAGGTGGTCGGCATCCACTTCTTCAACCCGGTCCCGGTGCTGCCGCTCGTCGAGCTGGTGCCCTCGCTGCTGACCAGCGACGACACCGCCCGCCGTGCCGAGGAGCACGCGACGACGGCGTTGAGCAAGACGGTGATCCGGTCGCAGGACCGTGCCGGGTTCATCGTGAACTCGCTGCTCGTGCCGTACCTGCTTTCCGCGATCCGGATGATCGAGTCGGGTTTCGCGTCCGCGGAGGACATCGACCGCGGCATGGAGCTCGGCACCGCGCACCCGATGGGCCCGCTGCGGCTGTCGGACCTGATCGGCCTGGACACCATCAAGGCGATCGCGGATTCGATGTACGCCGAGTTCAAGGAGCCGCTGTACTCCTCGCCGCCGCTGCTGCTGCGCATGGTCGACGCCGGCCTGCTCGGCAAGAAGACCGGCCGCGGCTTCTACAGCTACTCCTGA
- the pxpB gene encoding 5-oxoprolinase subunit PxpB: MRWRAYGEHAALLDCASLAETIAAHATVSSARPDGVTELVPGARSLLVVETPGSGALAAVRELLADADLEHPPEGESREITLDVTYDGEDLDLVARDAGVSTEDVVRLHTGAVYTVAFTGFAPGFGYLTGLPEPLRQPRLPAPRTRVPPGSVGIAGEFTGVYPRVSPGGWRLIGHTRTVLFDPRADRPALLSPGDRVRFRSAG; this comes from the coding sequence ATGCGGTGGCGTGCCTACGGCGAGCACGCCGCCCTGCTCGACTGCGCTTCCCTCGCCGAAACGATCGCGGCGCACGCGACGGTCTCGTCCGCGCGCCCGGACGGCGTCACCGAACTCGTCCCCGGCGCCCGCAGCCTGCTCGTGGTGGAAACCCCCGGCTCCGGCGCGCTCGCGGCCGTCCGTGAGCTGCTGGCGGACGCCGACCTCGAACATCCGCCGGAAGGCGAATCCCGCGAGATCACCCTCGACGTGACCTACGACGGCGAGGATCTCGACCTCGTCGCACGCGACGCCGGAGTGTCCACAGAGGACGTCGTCCGGCTGCACACCGGCGCCGTCTACACCGTGGCCTTCACCGGGTTCGCGCCCGGATTCGGTTACCTGACCGGACTTCCCGAGCCGCTCCGGCAGCCGCGGCTGCCCGCCCCGCGCACTCGGGTGCCACCGGGTTCGGTCGGTATCGCGGGCGAGTTCACCGGCGTGTACCCGCGCGTCTCACCCGGCGGCTGGCGGCTGATCGGCCACACCCGGACCGTCCTGTTCGATCCCCGCGCCGACCGGCCGGCACTGCTGTCGCCCGGCGACCGCGTGCGGTTCCGGAGCGCCGGATGA
- a CDS encoding aerial mycelium formation protein, which produces MIEVRPGGRRRIDRVLGPGYLSDLGELTLSVLRERRDEAAQEETDLSYLRRLLHARIDIVRAEQERRSSGGESSVVERLAAILADNAIGPATGSGRHQRLEPSRAGEHRRFAEALIGDTDLSDVSKLSDEKLVNALNRYADEEVSVSSYRREVQGVMDTINAEIATRYRKGTASVDDLLDTERGGPE; this is translated from the coding sequence GTGATCGAAGTCCGGCCCGGTGGTCGCCGTCGTATCGACCGCGTGCTCGGCCCTGGGTATCTCAGCGACCTCGGCGAGCTGACCCTTTCCGTGCTGCGCGAGCGCCGTGACGAGGCCGCGCAGGAGGAGACCGACCTGTCGTACCTGCGGCGCCTGCTCCACGCGCGCATCGACATCGTGCGGGCCGAGCAGGAGCGCCGGAGTTCCGGCGGTGAGAGCAGCGTCGTCGAGCGGCTGGCCGCGATCCTGGCGGACAACGCCATCGGCCCGGCCACGGGGTCGGGCAGGCATCAACGGCTGGAGCCGTCTCGCGCGGGCGAGCACCGGCGGTTCGCCGAGGCCCTCATCGGCGACACGGACCTTTCCGACGTCAGCAAGCTCTCGGACGAGAAGCTGGTCAACGCCCTGAACCGGTACGCCGACGAAGAGGTCTCCGTCTCTTCGTACCGCCGCGAGGTGCAGGGCGTGATGGACACGATCAACGCCGAGATCGCGACCCGCTATCGCAAGGGCACGGCGTCGGTCGACGACCTGCTCGACACCGAACGCGGCGGGCCCGAGTGA
- a CDS encoding folate-binding protein YgfZ produces MPYRSPLLELPGPIAAPDGHPEEGVPWHWGDPFAEQRTAARGAVVIDRSHREILAVTGEERLSWLHLVISQHVTGLAEGTGTEALVLDSQGRVDTHMVVAHADGTVWLDSDRGAVATSALPSGGKQTLRDYLEAMKFWSKVDIRDVSDELALLTVLGPDADRVLDSVGVSVGADPYSVVAIPGGFARRMPWPGRHSVDLAVPRADLAAWWRRLTDAGARPAGSWTFDALRVESLRPRLGVDTDERTIPHEVNWVDSAAHVAKGCYRGQETVAKVHNVGRPPRYMALLHLDGSPEITPETGDPVVLGERTVGRVGSVVQHHELGPIALALVKRSTQPGAELLVGAEDRVVQATIDPDSVPGEAPAPGREAAQRLRG; encoded by the coding sequence ATGCCCTACCGCTCCCCCTTGCTCGAGCTTCCCGGACCGATCGCGGCACCCGACGGGCATCCGGAGGAAGGTGTCCCGTGGCACTGGGGTGACCCCTTCGCCGAGCAACGGACCGCGGCGCGCGGCGCGGTCGTGATCGACCGGTCGCACCGCGAGATCCTGGCCGTGACCGGGGAAGAACGGTTGTCCTGGCTGCATTTGGTGATCTCGCAGCACGTCACCGGGCTCGCCGAGGGCACCGGCACCGAGGCGCTCGTGCTGGACAGCCAAGGCCGCGTCGACACGCACATGGTCGTCGCGCACGCGGACGGCACCGTGTGGCTGGACAGCGACCGGGGCGCGGTGGCCACCAGCGCGCTGCCGTCCGGCGGCAAGCAGACACTGCGCGACTACCTCGAAGCGATGAAGTTCTGGTCCAAAGTGGACATCCGCGATGTCTCGGACGAGCTGGCGCTGCTGACCGTCCTCGGCCCCGACGCGGACCGCGTGCTGGACTCCGTGGGCGTCTCCGTGGGCGCGGACCCGTACTCGGTCGTGGCGATCCCCGGCGGTTTCGCGCGGCGGATGCCGTGGCCGGGACGGCACAGCGTCGACCTCGCCGTGCCCCGCGCCGACCTGGCCGCCTGGTGGCGGCGCCTGACCGACGCCGGCGCGCGACCGGCGGGCAGCTGGACCTTCGACGCGCTGCGGGTGGAATCGCTGCGGCCGCGGCTGGGCGTCGACACCGACGAGCGCACGATCCCGCACGAAGTGAACTGGGTCGACTCCGCCGCGCACGTGGCGAAGGGCTGCTACCGCGGGCAGGAGACCGTCGCGAAGGTCCACAACGTCGGACGGCCGCCGCGGTACATGGCGCTGCTGCACCTGGACGGCTCGCCGGAGATCACGCCGGAAACCGGCGATCCGGTGGTGCTGGGCGAGCGGACGGTGGGACGCGTCGGCAGCGTGGTGCAGCACCACGAACTGGGCCCGATCGCGCTGGCGCTGGTCAAACGCTCGACCCAGCCCGGCGCGGAACTGCTGGTGGGCGCCGAGGACCGGGTCGTCCAGGCGACCATCGACCCGGACTCGGTCCCGGGTGAGGCCCCGGCTCCCGGACGGGAAGCGGCTCAGCGGCTGCGGGGCTGA
- a CDS encoding sulfurtransferase has protein sequence MSREDVLVTTQWAEENLDTPGVVFIEVDEDTTAYDNGHIRGAVKFDWRKDLQDGVRRDFVNKEGFEKLLSEKGISNDDRVILYGGNNNWFAAYAYWYFKLYGHENVQLLDGGRKKWELDGRELNADEVKREATTYQAKEQDLSIRAFRDEVVQAIGASNFVDVRSPDEFSGKLLAPAHLPQEQSQVPGHIPGALNVPWAKVANEDGTFKTEEEIKELYSDEGLDESKSTIAYCRIGERSSIAWFALHELLGYDQVKNYDGSWTEYGSLVGVPVELGAK, from the coding sequence ATGAGCCGTGAAGACGTCCTGGTCACCACCCAGTGGGCCGAGGAGAACCTGGACACCCCGGGTGTCGTGTTCATCGAGGTCGACGAGGACACGACCGCGTACGACAACGGACACATCCGCGGTGCGGTGAAGTTCGACTGGCGCAAGGACCTGCAGGACGGGGTCCGCCGCGACTTCGTCAACAAGGAGGGCTTCGAGAAGCTGCTGTCCGAGAAGGGCATCTCGAACGACGACCGCGTGATCCTCTACGGCGGCAACAACAACTGGTTCGCCGCGTACGCGTACTGGTACTTCAAGCTCTACGGCCACGAGAACGTGCAGCTGCTCGACGGCGGCCGCAAGAAGTGGGAGCTCGACGGGCGCGAGCTGAACGCGGACGAGGTCAAGCGCGAGGCCACCACGTACCAGGCCAAGGAGCAGGATCTGTCGATCCGCGCGTTCCGCGACGAGGTCGTCCAGGCCATCGGCGCCAGCAACTTCGTCGACGTGCGCTCGCCCGACGAGTTCTCCGGCAAGCTGCTCGCCCCGGCGCACCTGCCGCAGGAGCAGTCGCAGGTCCCGGGCCACATCCCCGGCGCGCTGAACGTCCCGTGGGCGAAGGTCGCCAACGAGGACGGCACCTTCAAGACCGAGGAAGAGATCAAGGAGCTGTACTCCGACGAGGGCCTCGACGAGTCGAAGTCCACGATCGCGTACTGCCGGATCGGTGAGCGTTCGTCCATCGCGTGGTTCGCGCTGCACGAGCTCCTCGGCTACGACCAGGTGAAGAACTACGACGGTTCGTGGACGGAATACGGCTCGCTCGTCGGCGTGCCGGTCGAGTTGGGAGCTAAGTGA
- a CDS encoding VanZ family protein, which translates to MGELLRAFGVMIPLTITAVPYALLGWPLLAAHRRRRRQADLFSASATAAVDMTLVLACFLVLCLVTMPVAGAQGSRLNLEPGTDLRLALDDSANLWQALGNVLMLSPLGALLPMRFRRLRSLGRIALGALAVSVLVEGTQYLIQAGRVTSADDILLNTLGAVAGAAVSKRLWHRLDVRPPAAIPAQVRRVCEAPVRLRVPRSVWDERYSGIAHPQRR; encoded by the coding sequence ATGGGTGAGCTGCTCCGCGCTTTCGGTGTGATGATCCCGTTGACGATCACCGCGGTTCCGTACGCACTGCTCGGGTGGCCGCTGCTCGCGGCGCATCGACGGAGGCGAAGACAAGCCGACCTCTTCTCCGCGTCGGCGACGGCCGCTGTCGACATGACGCTCGTGCTGGCCTGTTTCCTGGTGTTGTGCCTGGTCACGATGCCGGTGGCCGGCGCTCAGGGCAGCAGGCTGAACCTCGAACCCGGCACCGACCTGCGCCTCGCCCTCGACGACAGCGCCAATCTGTGGCAGGCGCTGGGCAACGTCCTCATGCTGAGCCCGCTCGGCGCCCTGCTCCCGATGCGGTTCCGCCGCCTGCGGTCTCTCGGCCGGATCGCGCTGGGCGCGCTGGCCGTCTCGGTGCTGGTGGAGGGGACGCAATATCTGATCCAGGCGGGCCGGGTGACCTCGGCCGACGACATCCTGCTGAACACCCTGGGCGCCGTGGCGGGCGCCGCGGTGAGCAAACGGCTGTGGCACCGCCTGGACGTCCGGCCGCCGGCGGCGATCCCGGCTCAGGTCCGGCGGGTGTGCGAGGCCCCGGTCCGGCTCCGGGTCCCGAGGTCGGTCTGGGACGAGCGGTATTCGGGCATCGCGCATCC
- a CDS encoding TFIIB-type zinc ribbon-containing protein, with translation MDRPRFRDPQDRIENLTDEPILVVCPRCSGRASVTRERLTCASCALVRVPPEPDYRAWNRPVDPYFREPLWLRADCCGGNTLWAFHERHLDLLERFVAAKLRERGLGDRPGMTLVARLPAWMTAAKHRDEVLRTIAKLRATLS, from the coding sequence ATGGACCGCCCGCGGTTCCGCGATCCCCAGGATCGGATCGAGAACCTCACGGACGAGCCGATCCTCGTCGTCTGCCCACGCTGCTCGGGCCGCGCCTCGGTCACCCGCGAACGGCTGACCTGCGCCAGCTGTGCCCTTGTCCGCGTTCCTCCGGAACCCGACTACCGCGCGTGGAACCGGCCGGTCGACCCGTACTTCCGCGAACCACTGTGGCTACGCGCCGACTGCTGCGGCGGGAACACCCTTTGGGCGTTCCACGAACGTCACCTCGACCTGCTCGAACGATTTGTCGCGGCGAAGCTGCGCGAACGCGGGCTCGGGGATCGTCCCGGCATGACCTTGGTCGCCCGGCTGCCCGCCTGGATGACGGCGGCGAAGCACCGCGACGAGGTCCTTCGCACCATCGCCAAGCTGCGCGCGACGCTCAGCTGA